CGAGTACGACAATCCGTTCGATGTCGGCATGACCGGGCTGCTCGGCTTCGCCTCCGGCTTCCGCGCGATGGAGGATGCCGAGGCGCTGCTCATCCTCGGATCCGACTTCCCGTACACGCAGTTCTACCCCGATGACGCGACCACGATCCAGGTCGACATCCGTGGCGAACAGCTCGGCAAGCGGCATCCGCTCGACCTGGGGCTCGTCGGCGATGTGAAGGCGACCGTCGACGCGCTGCTGCCGCGCCTTGCGGAGAAGACCGATCGCTCACACCTCGACGACGCCACCGCGCACTACCGCAAGACGCGGGCGAAGCTCGACGACCTGGCGGTGCCCGCGCGCGGCAAGTCTCCGATCCATCCGCAGTACCTCGCGCGGCTGATCGACGAGGCGGCGGCATCGGATGCCATCCTCACCGCCGACGTCGGCTCACCCACGGTGTGGGCGGCGCGTTATTTCACCATGACCGAGAAGCGCCGGCTGATCGGCTCGTTCACCCACGGCTCCATGGCCAACGCGGTCATGCACGCCATCGGCGCGCAGGTGGCCCGCCCCGACCAGCAGGTGATCGCCCTGGCAGGGGACGGGGGACTGGCGATGATGCTCGGCGAGCTGATCACCATCACCCAGAACAGGCTGCCGGTGAAGACGATCGTGGTGAACAACTCCTCGCTCAACTTCGTGGAGCTGGAGATGAAGGCCGCCGGGTTCGTCACCTACGGCACGGATCTGCAGAACCCCGACTTCGCCGCCGTCGCGCAGGCGCTGGGCATCTTCGCGCGCCGTGTGGAGCGCTCGGAGGATCTTCTGGACGCCGTCGCCGAGGTGCTCGCTCACGACGGGCCCGCACTGCTGGATGTCGTCACCGAGCGACAGGAGCTGTCGATGCCGCCGTCGATCAGTGCCGAGCAGGTCAAGGGCTTCGCGCTCTACGCCATCCGCACGGTGATGTCCGGCCGCGGAGACGAGCTGCTCGACCTCGCCAAGGCCAACTGGCGTCAGCTGTTCTGACCGTGCGACGCACGCGGGAGTCGGCTCGGTTCGGCCCGGGGGATCGGATGCCGTACACTTGAAGGGCAGTTGTCTGCATCCTTCACTGTGCCCTCGTCGGCACGCGGAGGTCGCGGACCCAGGGACCACCGGTCTCTAGGGCGGTAGCTCAATTGGCAGAGCAGCGGTCTCCAAAACCGCAGGTTGCAGGTTCGATTCCTGTCCGCCCTGCGCGTCAGCGCACATGCTGACTCACGAAAGGTACGTGCAGGATGGATCAGGACAACGTTCGCGGCGAACTCGCCGCAGCAGGCCCGTACTCCCTGCGCGATAAGCAGCTGGGCTTCTTCGGTCGCATCGCGCTGTTCTTCCGCCAGGTGATCAGCGAGCTGCGCAAGGTCGTCACCCCGACCCGCAAGGAACTGATCAAGTTCACCGTCGTGGTGCTCGTCTTCGTGCTGATCGTGATGGGTCTGGTCTACGGATTCGACTCCCTGTTCGGTTACGTGACCCATCTGGTGTTCGGGGTTCCCGATAGCTGACGCACCTTTCGACGAGCTCAGGGACCACCTGCTGGGCCATCGAGTGAACGGAAAGAAACAACGTGTCTGAACGATATTCCGACGACGCCGACTGGGCCACCGCCGCCGAGCAGTCCAGCGAGGAGGACGAGGCCCAGGAGGGCAACGTGCTCGCTGCGCAGCAGCAGGCGTCGGCCCCGGCGGAGACCGTCGGCCTGCACGTCGAGGGCGATGGCGACGCCGGCGAGGAATACCCCGACGACACCGACGACATCGAGATCCAAGACCCGGAGGCGGACGCGATCGTGAACGACGCTCTCAACCTGGACGAAGCGGCAGAGTCTGAAGCTGCCGCCGAGGTCCTCAACGACGCTGCGGCCGAAGAGACGGCTGAAGAAGAGGCGGCGGCTGCCGAAGAGGTGGCGCCGTACGACGGACCCGACCTCGGGGGCGACGAGGCTGACGAGTCTGCGGATGCCGACCAGGCTCCGGCCGAGGAGGACCCCTACGAGGCCTTCCGGATGGAACTGCGGATGCTGCCGGGCAAGTGGTACGTCATCCACTCGTACGCCGGCTTCGAGCGCAAGGTGAAGGCCAACATCGAGCAGCGCAAGTCGACGCTCGAGGTCGAGGAGGAGATCTACCAGGTCGAGGTCCCGATGGAGGACGTCGTCGAGATCAAGAACGGCCAGCGCAAGATGGTCACCCGCGTGCGCATCCCGGGCTATGTGCTCGTGCGCATGGAGCTCAACGAAGACACCTGGTCGGTCGTGCGGCACACCCCGGGTGTGACCGGCTTCGTCGGCAACGCCCACAACCCCACTCCGCTGCGCTTCGAAGAGGCGTTCAACATGCTCAAGGCGCTCGTCGAGGTCAAGGACGTCCCCACCGCGAAGTCCATCGCGGCCAAGGGCGGCGTCGCCGTGGCGCGTCCGATGCCCGCCGAGGTCGACTTCGAGATCGGCGAGACCATCACCATCAAGGAAGGCTCGTTCGCGGGTCTTCCCGGTACGATCAGCGAGATCAACGCGGCCAGCGGCAAGCTCACCGTGCTCGTCTCGCTCTTCGAGCGCGAGACACCGGTGGAGCTGTCGTTCGAGCAGGTCACCAAGATCTGATCCCGTTCTTCGGGTAAGATCAAGAGGTTTGTGCGTCAGCGCACGAACAGCACCGCACCTCGGAGATGCCGAGGACGCGGGAGAGGATGCCTCCGGCATCCGCTCGATGAAAGGAAAGAGAATGGCACCGAAGAAGAAGGTGACCGGCCTGATCAAACTTCAGATCAACGCCGGTGCAGCCAACCCGGCGCCGCCGATCGGCCCCGCGCTCGGTCAGCATGGCGTCAACATCATGGAGTTCTGCAAGGCGTACAACGCTGCGACCGAGTCGCAGCGCGGCAACGTCGTCCCCGTCGAGATCACCGTCTACGAGGACCGCAGCTTCACGTTCATCCTGAAGACCCCGCCGGCAGCAGAGCTGATCAAGAAGGCCGCCGGTGTGTCGAAGGGCTCCGCCACTCCGCACACTGTCAAGGTCGCGAAGATCAGCGCTGAGCAGGTCCGTCAGATCGCCGAGCAGAAGCAGGCCGACCTGAACGCGAACGACATCGACGCCGCGTCGAAGATCATCGCCGGAACCGCCCGCTCCATGGGCATCACGGTCGAGGGCTGAGGGAGATAACAATGGCTACCAAGTCCAAGGCATACCAGGCTGCTCTCGCGAAGATCGAGGCAGACCGTTTCTACACCCCGACCGAGGCCGTCGCTCTGGCGAAGGACACCGGCTCGGCGAAGTTCGACTCCACCGTCGAGGTTGCGCTGAAGCTCGCGGTCGACCCGCGCAAGGCTGACCAGATGGTGCGCGGCACCGTCATGCTCCCGCACGGCACCGGCAAGACCGCCCGCGTCATCGTGTTCGCCAACGGCCCGGCCGCTGAGGCTGCGATCGCCGCCGGCGCGGACGAGGTCGGCGGCTCCGAGCTGATCGAGAAGGTCGCCGCAGGGTGGACCGACTTCGACGCCGCCGTGTCGACCCCTGAGCTCATGGGCCAGGTCGGCCGTCTCGGCAAGGTGCTCGGACCTCGCGGTCTGATGCCGAACCCGAAGACCGGCACCGTGACTCCGAACCCGGCCAAGGCCGTCGAGGAGATCAAGGGCGGAAAGATCGAGTTCCGCGTCGACAAGCACGCCAACGTGCATTTCATCGTCGGCAAGGCCTCGTTCTCGGCCGAGCAGCTCGACGAGAACATCGGCGCTGCGCTCGAGGAGATCGTGCGGCTGAAGCCGTCGAGCGCCAAGGGCCGCTACATCCAGAAGGGCGTCGTGTCGACCACGTTCGGCCCCGGCATCCCGCTGGACGTCAACGCCATCTGATCGACGGTCACTGAT
Above is a window of Microbacterium suwonense DNA encoding:
- the poxB gene encoding ubiquinone-dependent pyruvate dehydrogenase, whose product is MVTVAENMVHALRANGIDRVYGIPGDSLNGFTDALRKDGTIRWVHVRHEESAAFAAAADAALTGELAVVAGSCGPGNLHLINGLYDANRSRVPVLAIAAHIPSVEIGTGYFQETHPQELFRECSVYVEYVADPVQMPRLMEIAMRAAIEQRGVAVLVIPGDVALAEIADDRAVVLPRTHPVVTPSSDELERAATLLNGCRRVTILAGAGVEGAHDEVIALADRLAAPIVHALRGKEHIEYDNPFDVGMTGLLGFASGFRAMEDAEALLILGSDFPYTQFYPDDATTIQVDIRGEQLGKRHPLDLGLVGDVKATVDALLPRLAEKTDRSHLDDATAHYRKTRAKLDDLAVPARGKSPIHPQYLARLIDEAAASDAILTADVGSPTVWAARYFTMTEKRRLIGSFTHGSMANAVMHAIGAQVARPDQQVIALAGDGGLAMMLGELITITQNRLPVKTIVVNNSSLNFVELEMKAAGFVTYGTDLQNPDFAAVAQALGIFARRVERSEDLLDAVAEVLAHDGPALLDVVTERQELSMPPSISAEQVKGFALYAIRTVMSGRGDELLDLAKANWRQLF
- the secE gene encoding preprotein translocase subunit SecE; translated protein: MDQDNVRGELAAAGPYSLRDKQLGFFGRIALFFRQVISELRKVVTPTRKELIKFTVVVLVFVLIVMGLVYGFDSLFGYVTHLVFGVPDS
- the nusG gene encoding transcription termination/antitermination protein NusG yields the protein MSERYSDDADWATAAEQSSEEDEAQEGNVLAAQQQASAPAETVGLHVEGDGDAGEEYPDDTDDIEIQDPEADAIVNDALNLDEAAESEAAAEVLNDAAAEETAEEEAAAAEEVAPYDGPDLGGDEADESADADQAPAEEDPYEAFRMELRMLPGKWYVIHSYAGFERKVKANIEQRKSTLEVEEEIYQVEVPMEDVVEIKNGQRKMVTRVRIPGYVLVRMELNEDTWSVVRHTPGVTGFVGNAHNPTPLRFEEAFNMLKALVEVKDVPTAKSIAAKGGVAVARPMPAEVDFEIGETITIKEGSFAGLPGTISEINAASGKLTVLVSLFERETPVELSFEQVTKI
- the rplK gene encoding 50S ribosomal protein L11, whose protein sequence is MAPKKKVTGLIKLQINAGAANPAPPIGPALGQHGVNIMEFCKAYNAATESQRGNVVPVEITVYEDRSFTFILKTPPAAELIKKAAGVSKGSATPHTVKVAKISAEQVRQIAEQKQADLNANDIDAASKIIAGTARSMGITVEG
- the rplA gene encoding 50S ribosomal protein L1, producing the protein MATKSKAYQAALAKIEADRFYTPTEAVALAKDTGSAKFDSTVEVALKLAVDPRKADQMVRGTVMLPHGTGKTARVIVFANGPAAEAAIAAGADEVGGSELIEKVAAGWTDFDAAVSTPELMGQVGRLGKVLGPRGLMPNPKTGTVTPNPAKAVEEIKGGKIEFRVDKHANVHFIVGKASFSAEQLDENIGAALEEIVRLKPSSAKGRYIQKGVVSTTFGPGIPLDVNAI